Sequence from the Nocardioides exalbidus genome:
GACCACGACGACCTCGCCGCGGGCGATGAGGTGCCCGTTGACCAGCAGGTCGGCGGGGCTGCCGGCGGCCCGGTCGAGCTCGAGGACCTCGCCCGGGGAGAGGGCCAGCAGCTCGCGCACGGTCATCCGGGTGCGACCGAGCTCGACCGTGACCTCCATGTCGACGCCGTGCAGCATCTCGAGGCCCCGCGCGGCGGTCCGGGACGGAGCAGCGACCGGCGCGTCCGCGACCAGCGCCTGGCGCAGCGCACCGGCGGCGTCGGCCGCGGCGTCGCTGACCAGGAGCACGCCGGCGGTGAGCCCGCCGCCGAGGAGCGGGACGGCGGTGAAGGGGCCGCCGAGGTCGGTGTCGACGAGCTCCACCGACACCTCGCGGGCCGGGCCGCAGCCCGCGCCGAGCGCGGCCGCGGCGGCCTCGAGGGCCGGCTGCGTCGCGGCGGCGAGGTCGAGCCCGCCGAGCGGGCTGGCGGCGAGCGCCTCGACCAGGTCGGCGCCGACCAGGACCGCGAACCGCGGGGCACCCGGCAGGTGCAGCTCGGCGACCACGGCGCCGGCGCCACCGGAGCTGTTCCACTCGGCACCGGGGACCGGCTGGCCGGCCTCGAGCTGCGTCGGGGCGGGCAGCACCGCCGCGGCAGCGGCAGCCGCGGCCCGGACGGCGCGGAGGTCGCCCGCCGGGGCGGCCGGGTCGTGGCCCAGGTCGCGGCCGAGATCGTGGCCCAGGTCGTGGGTGGTGGTCATGCGTTCTCCTTGGTGGCGGCGGTGCCGACGACGAGTGCCGCCAGCCGGGCGCCGTGGCTGCCCGCCGTGGCGTGGGCGAAGGTGGCGTCCGCGACGACGACGTCGAGCGGCGCGGAGGACGGGTGTGCGAGGCGGACCACGTCGCCGACGGCGAGGTGGGTGATCACGTCGGGGCCGAGCCGGGTCGCGCGGAACCGCACCACGGCGTCCACCGGGACGTCCTGGAAGCGACGGTCGACGAGCCCGGCGGAGCGGGTGCGCTGCACGCGCTCGTGCTCCGAGACCGGCGCCGGCGCGGCGGCCTCGACCAGCCGCGGGTGCAGGCCGGCGAAGGGCAGGCACAGGCTCACCCGGTGGTGGCGCTCCTTGATCACCAGGTCGAAGCCCGCGACGACGACGGCGTCACCGGGGGCGGCGGCCTGGACGAGCTGGGGGTGGTACTCGATGCCGGCGAGGGTCGGGGTGACCTCGACGATCCCGGCGAGGCCGTGGCCGAGCTCGGCCACCAGCCGGGTCACGATCCCGTGCACGACCGAGCCCTCGATCTCGGTCAGCGGCCGGCGCGGCTGCTCCTCGGAGCCCGGACCGCCGAGCATGTGGTCGATCGCGCTCATGACCACCGGCAGCGGCAGCTCGAGGAGGCCGAGGCCCGGCAGCGGCTCCACGCCCACCTTGACGGCGTACGTCATCGTGCCGAGCGCGTCGACGTGCTCGCCGTAGGTCTGCTGGGCGATGCCCTGCAGCTCGGCCGTGCACACCACGCGCAGGGCGGCGGTGAAGACCGTGCCCATCTGGCGGGCGAAGCCGTCGAGGGCGACCTGGAGCACGCGGGTGTGCTCGCGCGAGAGCTGGATCGGGCGGCGGAAGTCGTAGACCGTCGGCTCCGACCCGCTGCGGGCACGCCGGCGCGCCCGGGCACCGGGGTGCACGGGCTGACGCGGCGCGGGGGTCTGCACGAGGGTCACGAACTCCCCCATCGGCCCCCACGGCCGGCACCTGAGGAGTTGGCGCGCGCTTACTGGGTGACGAACTCGGTGAAGTACACCTCCAGCACGTCACCGTGGTAGTCGTGGTGCAGCTTCTCCTCGAGCTCGTGCTTGAGGTCCTGGCGCTGGCCGGCCTTCACCAGCGCGGACTGGTCGGCCCCGCTGAACAGGTCGATCGCGGCGTCGAGCGCCTTGCTGCCGTCTGCCTCGTGGGCGTCCGCGGAGAGCTGGAGGGCCAGGCCGAGGCGCAGGTAGTGGCCGTCGGCGAGGTTGACCTGGATCGGCTCGAGGGTCATCACCTCGCCCGGCTCGGGCTCCTTCGGACCGCTGGGCCTGAGGAAGAACCACCAGCCGGCCGCGGCGCCGACGACCAGCACGAGGCCGATCACCAGGAGCTTCTTCTTCCCCTTCTTCGGGGGCTCGCCGGTCGTGGCCTCGGGGGCCGTGCGGTCGATCGTGGCGGTGCTCATGAGGATCCCTTCTCGGTCTGGATGTCGTCGAGCAGCTCGCGGGCGGACGCCGGGAGCGCGGAGAGCACGACGATGTCGACGCGCTTGTTGATGCGCTGCGACCCGGGCTCGGCCGGGTCGACCAGCGGGACCTCGTGGCCGTACGCCGCCGCGCTGAGGCGCTCGCCCGGGACCTGCCCGACCTCCTGGAGGTAGCGCAGCACCGTGATCGCGCGGGCCGAGGAGAGGTCCCAGTCGGTGGCGAAGTAGCGGGGCTTCACCGGCACCTGGTTGGTGTGGCCGTCGATGCGGAGGTCCTCGGTCGTGGCGCGGAGCACCGGGGCGACGACCTCGAGCACCCGCTGTCCGCGCGGGCTCAGCTCGGCGCGGTCCGGCTGGAAGACGACGTGGCGCGAGGTCAGGCTGAGGACCAGCCCGTCGTCGTCCACGCGCCGGGTGACGTCGTGGGCGAGGCCGGCCTCGCGCAGCGCCCGGGCGAGCTTCTCGCCGAGCTCGTCGAGGCGCGCCTTCTCGGCCGAGGCGGCGGCGTAGTCCTCGGACTGCTGCTGGGCCTGACGCTGGGCCTGCTCGTCGCGCTGGTCCTGGGTGGAGATCGCCTGCTTGGTCGAGCCCATGAAGTTCTCCGGCCGCACTGGCGCGATCGCGGACACGCCGGGCTGGTCGAGCGTGGACTCCGACCCGGTCATCACCGAGGTGGAGTCGCCGAAGCCGGCCGCGAGCCCGTCCTTGAGGGCGTTGAACTTCTTCTGGTCCACCGAGCTCATCGCGAACATCACGATGAACAGCACCATCAGCAGCGTCACCATGTCGGCGTACGTCACCAGCCAGCGCTCGTGGTTCTCGTGCTCCTCTTCCTCCTCACGGCGCTTGCGGCCGCCCCCGCCGGCCATCTCACGCGGCCTTGTCGAGGCTCGGCGGCTGCTCGCCGGCGGGCAGGAGGGAGGTCAGCTTCTGCGCGATGACGCGCGGGTTGGAGCCGGCCTGGATCGCCGCGACGCCCTCGATGATGACCTCCATGCGGGCCGCCTCGAGCTCGGTGAGCCGCTTGAGCCGGTTGCCGATCGGGAGCCAGATCACGTTGGCGGACATGACGCCCCACAGCGTCGCGATGAAGGCGGCCGCGATGAGGTGGCCGAGCTCCTCCGGCTGGGCGAGGTTCTCCAGGACGTGCACCAGCCCCATGACCGTGCCGATGATGCCGATCGTCGGGGCGTAGGCGCCCGCGTCGGCGAAGAACTTCGCGGCGTGCTTGCCCTGCGCCTTGGCGGCGTACACCTCCGACTCGAGGATCTCGCGCACCTCGTCGGGGTCGGTCCCGTCGATCGCGAGCTGCACGCCCTTGACCAGGAACGGGTCGTCCACCGTCTTGAGGTCGTCCTCGAGCGCGAGGAGTCCCTCGCGGCGGGCCCGCTCGGCGAGCGCCACGACCATCGGTACGACGTCGCCCGCCGGCCGCACCTTGGCGGTGAAGGCGGTCTTGAGCGAGGCGAGCGCGTGCTTGGCGTCCGGGATCGTGCCACCGGCGACGGTCACCATCAGGGTCGTGCCGAAGACCAGCAGCATCGGCGGCACGAGCAGGAGGCTGGCCGGGTTGCCGCCCTCCATCACGTTGGCGACGACGATGATGATCAGGCCGACCAGGACCCCGATCAGGGTTGCCGGGTCCATCAGGCCTCACCTTCCAGAGTCGGGTGGGACGACACGGCGGCGAGGTGCGAGCGCGGCGCCCACGCGGTGGGCGTGGCCTCGGCCATCGCGCCGGCGGCGATGATGCTGCCGCGCCAGGCGCGGACCTCGTCCACCACCTCCAGCAGCCCCTCGGCCACGACGTACTTCTTGCCGTCGACCAGCGTCACCACCGTGTCCGGGGTGCTGTCGAGGCGCTCGATCAGGTCGGCGTTCAGGACGAACGGCGATCCGGAGAGTCGGGTCAACACAATCATGTCGGTGCACCATCCCTGTGCGTTGTCTCGAGGCCCGTCCGTGGGCCCCGTGGAGTTGTCATCGGCCGGGTGGCGCCCGACCTGAGGGGAACCGCCCCTGCGGCCCGGCAGCCTCGAGGACTGCCGGGCCGGAGCGGTCATCAGCGCTTGATGTTCACGAGCTCCTCGAGCACCTGGTCGGAGGTGGTGATGACGCGCGAGCTGGCCTGGAAGCCGCGCTGGGCGAGGATCAGGTTGGTGAACTCGGCCGACAGGTCGACGTTGGACATCTCGAGCGTGCCGCCCATCAGGTCGCCGCGGCTGCCCTGGCCGGCGACACCGAGCTCGGGGGCCCCGGAGTTGGCGCTGGCGCGGAAGGCGGTCTCGCCGACGCGCTCGAGCCCGGCGGGGTTGGTGAAGTCGGCGATCGCCACCATCGCGATGTCGCGCTGCACGTCGTCGGAGAAGGTGCCGCGCAGGATGCCGTCGCTGCCGATGGAGTACGACGTCATCTCCACGCCGGCCGGGAGCGAGCCGGCGAGCGCGTCGAGGTTGATGTCGACGAGCGTGCCGCCGGGGTCGCCCGGGGCGTAGCCCTGGACCTTCTTGCCGCTGGACGACACGAGGTTGCCCGCCTCGTCCCAGGTGAAGGCGCCGGCGCGGGTGTAGACGCGGTCGGCGCCCGAGCCGAGGACGAACATGCCGTCGCCCTGGATCATCAGGTCGGTGGCGGCACCCGTGGTCTGGGCGGAGCCCTGGCCGAAGTTGCCGCGGGTCGCGGCGACCTGGACGCCGAGGCCGACCTGGATCGGGTTGGTGCCGCCGCCGGTGGTGCCGGAGGCGCCGGCGCCGCGCATGACCTGGCTGAGGGTGTCCTGGAAGACGGTGGTCGTGGCCTTGAAGCCGACCGTGTTGGCGTTGGCGATGTTGTTGCCGGTGACGTCGAGCATCGTCTGGTTGGCGCGGAGGCCGCTGATGCCGGAGAAGAGCGAGCGGAGCATGGTGGTTCCTTTCGGGGACGGCGTCAGGCCGCGGGAGTGGTGGGAGTGGTGGGCGCCGGGGTGGTCGTCCCGACGGAGAGGAGCTGGGCGAGCGGGACCTGGGTGCCGTCGATCTCGAAGACCGGTCCCTGCGCCCCGAAGGTGACCCCGGAGATGGTGCCGTTGTGGGTGGTCGTGCCGTCCGTGTCGACCCACGACACCTGCTGGCCGACCATCGCCCCGGCGCCGAAGGCCATCTGCGAGCCGAGCAGCGCACCCACGCGGTCGGAGACGTCCTGCATCTTCTCCAGCGCGGTGAACTGGGCCGACTGGGCGAGGAACTCACCGGAGTCGGCCGGGTTGAGCGGGTCCTGGTAGCGGAGCTGGGCGACCATCAGCTCCAGGAACATCTGCTTGTCCTCCGAGGTCGACGACAGCGTCGTCGTCCCCGTCGGGAACGCGCTGGGCGTGCCGGTCACCGGCTCGTTCGCGGAGATCGTCACGATCCCCTCCTCACATGGTCAGGTCGATGCCCCGACGGGCAGCGGTGACCGGTTCGGGACGGAGCGTGGTCGCTCCGTCGGTGAGGCCGTCCCTGGCTCCTGCTCCACCACGCGTCCGTGCGTGCTGGTCCTGCTGTCCTGCGTCCCCGCGCGTCGACGAGGTGTCACCGCCGGCACCCGCCTGGGTGTCGTACGACGTCGTGGTGCCGGTGCTGCCCGGCTGGCTCGAGGTCTGGCTCGAGGTCTGGCCCGAGGTGTCGCGGACGACGACCCGGGCGTCGGTCGCGCCGGCGAGCTCGAGCACGCGGCGCAGCTCGGGGGCTCCCTCGGCGAGGGCACGGGCGGCGTCGTCGCCGCCCGACAGGTGCACCTGCACCGCTCCGTCGCGGACCGTCAGCGTCACCCGGACCTCGCCGAGCGCCTCGGGCTGGAGACGCATCGTGAGCCGGTGCACGCCGTTGCCGCGCGAGACGAGCCGGGTGACCTCGGGGGCGACCTGCGCCACCGGGGTGGCCGCACGCGGGGCCTCGGCCGGGGCGTTCGCCACCGGCGTCGACGGCGACACGACGGGGCTCGCGCCCGCCGCCAGGGGCAGCACGGCGACCTGCTGCGGGCTCGACGGCTGCGGCGTGGGCTGGGGAGCCGACTGGGGAGCCGACTGGGGCGCCGACTGGGGCGCCGACTGGGATGCTGACGGGGGCGCTGCCGGCGTGCTCGGCTGGTCCTGCGCGTCGCCGGCGGTTCCCGACGAGTCGTCTCCCGAGCCCTCCGCGACCGCGGGACCACCGGGCGGAGTGGATCCGGCTGCGTCGGGCGCGGCCGGGGCGGCCGACCCGGGTGCGGTCGACCCGGCGAGCGGCTGCGCCGAGGTGGTGGCCGCGGCAGCCACGTCGGCGGCCGGGTCGAGCGCCTCGGGACCGACCGGTGACGGGACCGAGGTCGGGGCCGCGACCGGCGCGGTCACCATGGCGATGGCGGGCTGTCCCAGCACGAGCGCACCGGCAGCAAGGGCGGCCGGGTCGACGGACGGCTCGACCGGGAGGGAGGTGGCGTCCTCCTCGGAGGCCTCGCCGGGCTCGGGGGCGGGGAGCTCCTCGGAGCCCGCGTCCGGCCCGGCAGGCACCGGGGTGCCGGGCACGGCCGGAGCGAGCGGCGTACCGAGCAGGCCCGCGACCAGCGCGGCGAAGCTGCCGGCCGCGGCGGGGTCGCTGGTGGCCGGGGCGCCGTTCGGGCCCACGGGGACGGGCGCTGCGACGTTCAGGGGCGAGATGCTCATGCTGCTGCCTCCCCGAGCCAGTGGGCCATGACCGACTTCACGTAGGCCTGCGTCTCCGGGTAGGGCGGGACGCCGTCGTAGCGGACGACCGCGCCCGGGCCGGCGTTGTAGGCAGCCAGCGACATCTCGATGGAGCCGAAGCGGGTGATGAGGTTGTCGAGCAGCTTCGCCGCGCCGTCGATGGCCTGGGCCGGGTCGAAGGGGTCGGTGACGCCGAGGCCCTTCGCGGTCCCGGGCATCAGCTGCATGATCCCCTGCGCACCGGCCGGGCTGACGGCCTGCGGGTCGAAGCCCGACTCCTGCTGCGCGACGGCGGCGAGGAGGGCGGGGTCGACGTGGTGCTTCGCGCCGGCGGCGCGGAACAGGTCGGCGTACGGCGTCCCTGCCGGCACGTCGCCGGTCGACCCGGCCACCGGCGACACGGGCGTCGCGGGGGCCGTGGCCGACGCCTCCGGGATGACGCGCCGGATGTAGTCGGGTGGCGTGGTCACCGGGACCACCTGCACGTGGCCGCCGGGCCGGGGTGCCTCGATCATCTGGCCGTTGCCGATGTAGATGGCGATGTGGTCGGCGCCGACGTTGCGGCTGGAGTTGTCCCACGCGATGAGGTCGCCGGGCTTCGCGTCGGCCATGCTCGCGACGGGGGTGCCCGAGCGGGCCTGGTCGGCGGAGAGCCGGGGCAGCTCGATGCCGAAGGACCGGTAGACCGACTGGACGAGGCCGGAGCAGTCGACGCCCTTCTCGGGGTCGGTGCCGCCCCAGACGTAGGGCAGGCCGATCATCTCCTTCGCCTTCGCGACGACCTGGTCACCGGTGACCGAGCCGCCCGTGGTGGAGGCGGTCGTCCGGCTCAGGGTCGAGGCGAAGCTGCTCGAGCCGACCGACGCGCTCGGGAGCAGCGCGAGCTGCGCCTGGATCTGGGAGATGCGGGCCGTGACGTCGGTGACGCTCATGCGGCACCTCCGTCGGAGTCCACGTCGGCGTCGGCGCCGCGGCGGGCGCGCAGCCAGCGGGCGGCCACGAGGTCGTCGATCTCGACACGCTCGCGGCGCAGCCGCTCCTCGCGACGCTGCTCCACACGGCGCTCCAGCAGCAGCTCGACGGCGTCGAGGCGGGCGCGGTCGCGCTGCCAGTGCTCGCGCGCCACCGCGGCGAAGGTCGTGAACGAGGCGAGCGAGGCCCGCGACGCGGCGATCGCGGCCACGGCGTCCGCCGACGCCAGCCGCGCGGCGGCGAAGCCGGCGGGGTCGGTGACGGCCGGGTGCGCCATCGCGGCGAGGCGTACGCCGGCCGCGTCGAGGCGGCGGGCGGCCTCGAGCTCGTCGGCGGCGGCGCTGGCCAGGCCGAGACGGCTGTCGTGCTCGCGCACGCCGCGCACGCGCGCGACGGCGCGCATCCCGGCGTCGGGGTCGGAGTCAGGGGTGCGTGCCATCAGGCCACCAGCTCTCGGAGGGACTGCCAGGTGTCCGCGAGCGAGGTGCTCTCGTCCATGTCCTGGCGGAGGAAGTCGTTGATGCGGGTCATCCGCGCGAGCGCGGCGTCGGCGTCGGCGTCGGCACCGGCGACGTACGCGCCGATCTCGACGAGCTCGCGGACCGACCGGTGTGCGGCGAGCAGCTGCCGGAGCCGGGTGGCGTCGGCGCGCTGGTCGGTGTCGGTGACGGCGCGGGTGACGCGGGAGATGGACTCGAGCACGTCGATGCTCGGGAAGTGCCCGGCGGTGGCGAGGCGACGCGACAGCACGACGTGCCCGTCGAGGATCGACCGGGCGGTGTCGCCGATCGGGTCCTGCATGTCGTCGCCCTCGACCAGCACGGTGTAGAGGCCGGTGATGCTGCCGGTCGCGGAGGTGCCGGCACGCTCGAGCAGCTGCGGCAGGAGGGTGAAGACGCTCGGCGGGTAGCCGCGGGTGGCCGGGGGCTCGCCGGCGGACAGGCCGATCTCGCGCTGCGCCATCGCGACCCGGGTGAGGCTGTCCATCATCAGCACGACGTGCCGGCCGCTGTCGCGGAAGAACTCCGCGATCCGGGTGGCGACGCCGGCCGCACGGAGCCGCTCGACAGGGGGCGCGTCGGAGGTGGCGACGACGACGACCGAGCGGGCCAGGCCCTCGGGTCCGAGGTCGTTCTCGATGAACTCGCGGACCTCGCGGCCGCGCTCGCCGACCAGCGCGATCACCGAGACCTCGGCGTCGGTGCCGCGGGCGACCATGGAGAGCAGGCTGGACTTGCCGACGCCCGAGCCGGCCATGATGCCGATGCGCTGGCCGCGGCCGCAGGGCGTCAGGGCGTCGAGGGCCCGGACGCCGAGGCCGAGCTGGTGGTCGATGCGAGGACGGCTCAGCGCGGGGGGCGCGCCGAGGCCTACGCCGACGAGGGGCAGGCCGTCGAGCGGCGGCCCGCCGTCGATGGGACGGCCGAGGCCGTCGAGCACCCGGCCCCGCAGCGCCTCCCCGACGGGGATGCGGAGCGGCCCACCCGTGTGGCGTACGACGTCGCCCACCCGCAGCCCGCTGGTCTCGCCGAGCGGCAGGCAGGTGAGGCCGCCGGGGCCGATGGCGGCGACCTCGGCGAGCACGCGGGTCGAGCCCTCGACGGCGACCAGGTCGCCGACCGCGGCGGGCAGGCCCGTGACCCGGACCTGCAGGCCGAGGAGCTCGGCGACCTGTCCCATCCGCAGCGGGGCGACGGCGTCCAGCGCGCGGGTGCGCAGGTCGGCGGCGAGGACGCTCATCCGAGCACCTCCGCGAGCCGGGACAGTGCCTCGTCGACCCGTAGGTCGACGACGTGGTCGTCGGCCTGGGCGACGGCGTCGGCCGGGCCGAGCGTCGGGTCGGCGACGACCTGCACGCCGAGCGCGACGAGGTCGTCGGCGACAGCGGCGACCGACGGGTGCAGGCGCACGGAGGCGACGGCGTGCCCGGGGAGCAGCCCGACGACGCGGTCGAGGACGTGGGCCGGGTCGGACCCGGCGTCGAGGGTGGCGCCGACGAGTGCGCGGGTGAGCTCGAGGGCGAGCGCTCCGGCCTGCTCGTCGACCCGGACGCACGCGGCGGCGAGCAGGTCGTGGGCCGCGGTGACTGCGGCCGTGAGCGCGGCGACGGCGGCGGCGACCTCGGCGTCGCGGCGGGCCTCGTGGGCAACCGACGAGCGGGCGAGCTCCTCGGACTCCGCGCGGGCGGCGGCCTCGGCGTCGCGGCGACCCTGCGCCCAGCCAACGGCGTACCCCTGGGCGCGGGCGGTGTCGTGCGTCGCCTCGAGCGTCTGCAGCTCGGGCAGCCGCGGACGCAGGACGTCAGTCGACGAACTCATCGTCACCCCCGCGCCGGACGACGACCTCGCCGCGCTCCTCGAGCTCACGGATCGTGCGGATGACGGCCTGCTGGGCCTCCTCGACCTGGGTGAGGCGGACCGGGCCGAGGATCTCGACCTCGTCGAGGACGTTCTCGGCGGCGCGCTCGGACAGGTTGCCGGTGATCTTGTCGCGGACCTGCTCCGAGACGCCCTTGAGCGCGAGCGCGAGCTGGGCGGGGTCGACCAGGCGGAGGACCTGCTGCACGTCGCGGTCGGAGAGGCCGACGACGTCCTCGAACATGAACATCCGGCTGCGCACCTCCTCGGCGAGGCCGGCGTCGAGGGTCTCGAGGCCCTCCACGATCTGGCGCTCGGTCGAGCGGTCGGCGCGGTTGATGATGCTGACCAGCGGGCCGAGCCCGCCGACGCGCGAGGAGTCGGTGGTCTGCAGCACCGACGACAGGCGGCGCTCCAGCACGGCCTCGACGGTGCGGACGGTCTCGGGGTTGGCCCGGTCCATCACCGCGATCCGGTGCGCGACCTCCGCCTGGAGCTCGGGCGCGAGGCCGGTGAGCACCGTCGAGGCCTTCTCTGCCGACATGTGCGCGAGCACGATCGCGATCACCTGGGGGTGCTCCTCGCGGATGAAGGAGCGCAGCTGGGCGGGGTCGGCGCGACCGAGGAACTGGAAGGGCAGGTGGATCGCGCGGGCGTTGAGCCGCTGCACGGCCTCCGCGGCCCGGTCGTCGCCGAGCGCACCCTTGAGCACGTCGCGGGCGAAGTCCATGCCGCCCTGCAGCATGTGCTGGCGGGCGCTCAGGAGCTCGGAGAACTCGCCCATGATCGTGTGCGTCTCGTCGGGCTCGACGGCGGCGAGCTGGGCGATCTCGGCGGACACCGCCTCGACCTCCTCCTCGCTCATGTGGGCGAGCACCTGGCTGGCGCGGTCCTTGCCCAGGCGGACGAGGACGATGGCCGCCTTGCGGGCGCCGGTGGCCGACTGGCCGGTGGTCATGAGGGTCATCAGGAGCGCTCCACCAGCCAGCCGCGCAGCAGCGAGGCGACCTCGTCGGGCTGGCGCTCGACGAGCGCGACGAGCTCGTCACGCATCCCGTCGACCGGCTCGACGACCGCCGGCAGCGCGAGGGAGGTGGGGGCGTCGGCCGCCTGGAGCGCGGCGCGCGAGGCCTGCTCGGCGCGCAGCTGCTCGACGACGTAGGACGTCGCGTCCTCGCGGGCCTGCGCGTTCTTGCGCGAGCGGCGCCAGGCCAGGCCGATCAGGAGCAGCACCCCTCCGGCCAGGGCCCCGTTGCGGATCCACGTGTTGCGGGTGGCGGCTGCGTCGGCCGCCTCGGCCGCCTTCAACGCGGCGGCGTTGGCGTCGGCGACGGTGGTGTCGAACGGCACCGAGGAGGTCTCGATGGTGTCGCCGCGGGCGGTGTCCAGGCCGATCGCCGAGGCGACGAGGTCGTTGATCTGCGCCGGGTCGACGGCCGCCTTGGACGCGGTGTCGATGACGACGGCGGCGTGCAGGGACGACACCGAGCCGGGCGCGGTCTCGGACTGCTCGACGACCTTGTCGATCCCGTTCTCCCGCACGGTCGAGGAGTTCTGGTAGCTGCCGTCGCCGGAGCCGCTCGCGCCGGTCTCGAGCTGGCTGTCCGGCCCGACGGTCCCGCCGGGCGTGCTGCCGGGGTTGGCACCGCCCGAGTAGGTCTCGCTCTGCACGGACTCCGACAGCGTCGGGGCGTCCTTCTTGCGGCCGTAGGTCGTGGTCTCGGTCTTCACCGAGTCGAAGTCGAGGATCGCGGTGACCTGCACCGAGGAGTGGCCGGGGCCGAAGATCTGGTCGAGCATCTTCTGCGCCTTGGAGCCGAGCTGGTCCTGGTAGTCCTCGACCTGCCGGTTGCGGCTGCTGCTGAGGCCGCTCGAGGAATCGCCGTTGTCCGACAGCACCCGGCCGGAGGCGTCGGCGACGGTGACCTTGCCGGGCTCGAGGCCGTCGACGCTGGAGGCGACGAGGTGCACGATCGCCTGCACCTGGTCGGGGCCGAGCTCGGTGCCGCCGGTGTCGACGAGGACCGAGGCGGTGGCGGGGTCCTGCTCCTCGAGGAAGACCTGCTTGGCCGGCAGCGCGAGGTGGACGACGGCGGTGTCGACGCCGTCGATCGCCTCGATCGTCGAGGCGAGCTCGCCCTCCATGGCCCGCTTGAAGTCGGTCTGCTCCTTGAACTGCGAGGTGGAGATGTCCTGGTTGTCGAGCAGGCCGTAGCCGGTGTCGCCGCTGCCGGAGGGGATGCCCTCGCCGCTCAGCGAGATCCGGGTCGCGTAGACCTGGTCGCGCGGGACGGAGATGGTCCCTCCGCCGCCGCCGATCTCGTAGGGGACGCCGTCGGCGTCGAGCTTGTCGACGACCGCGGCGGCGTCCTCGGACGACAGACCGCTGTAGAGCGGCGCGTAGGACGGCGCGCTGGCCCAGCGGAACACCATGAACGCGGCGAGGAGCAGGGCGGCCGTGCCCACGATGGCCACGACCTTCTGGCCGGCCGTGAAGAGCAGGAAGGCCCGGCGGTAGCGGTCGAGCGCCTGCGTGATCCCTGCCCTCATCCGACCTGCATCCTCATGATCTCGCTGAAGGCCTCGATCGCCTTGTTGCGCACGGCGACGGTCAGCTTGGTGGCGGTCTCGGCCTCGGTGGCGGCCAGGGTGTAGTCGTGGATGTTGGGCAGGGTGCCCGACGCGGCGCGCACCGCGAGGGTGTCGGCCTTGTCCTGGATGCCCTCGAGCCGCTCGATGCCGTCGAGGACCATGCCGCCGAAGTCCGCACCGCGCGTGGCGGCGGTGCCCGCCGCCGGGGCGGCCGAGGGCGCCTGGACGACGGGGGCGGCGAGGGGCATGAAGCCGCTGACCGACTCGATCCCTCCGATGCTCATCAGCGCTGTCCGATCTGGAGGGCCGCGTTGTAGGTGTCCTGCGCGGTCTTGGTGACCTGCACCGAGGCCTGGAACCCGCGCTGGGCCTGGACGAGGGAGGTCATCTGCACCGACATGTCCATCGCGGGCGCGCGGACGTAGCCGTCCTCGTCGGCGAGCGGGTGGTCCGGGGCGTACTCGAGGATGCCCTCGGCGTCGCCGAGCTCGATGCCGCTGACGTCGACGCCGCCGTCGGGGCGCGCGGTCGCGACGACCAGCTGCTCCTGGAAGGCGTCCTCGCTCGTCGAGCGGACGGTGTTGGCGTTGGCGATGTTGTGGGCGAGGGCGTCGAGCCACGTCTGGTGCATGCCCAGGCTGCTGTTCGCGATGCGCAGCATGTCGAAGGCGCCCATCAGAACTGGCCCGCCGCGGTGGAGATGACGCCGAAGTGGTCGGAGACCGCGCGGGTCATCATCTGGTACTGGAACTGCGTCTGCACCGCTGCCAGCGACTGCTGGCGCAGGTCGACGTTGTTGCCGTCCGCGCCGACCGGGGCGTTGGTGGCCTGGGTCGTCGGGGTGACCCCGGACACCGGCATCTCACCGCGCTGGAGGGCGGCGGCCAGGGAGGACTCGAAGTCGACGGTGGTCGCCCGGAAGTTCGGGGTGTCGACGTTCGCGATGTTGTCGGCGATGACGCTCTGCCGGGTCGCCAGGCCGTCGAGGGCGGTGGCGAGCACCGAGGTGACGGCGTCGGGCATGCCGAGGGACACGTGTCCTCCAGGAGGAGAAGCGGTGCCGGTCCGTCGGCGTCAGGGGTGAGCGTTCCGTGCTCAGTGGTCGGATCGGCC
This genomic interval carries:
- a CDS encoding flagellar hook assembly protein FlgD — protein: MTISANEPVTGTPSAFPTGTTTLSSTSEDKQMFLELMVAQLRYQDPLNPADSGEFLAQSAQFTALEKMQDVSDRVGALLGSQMAFGAGAMVGQQVSWVDTDGTTTHNGTISGVTFGAQGPVFEIDGTQVPLAQLLSVGTTTPAPTTPTTPAA
- a CDS encoding flagellar hook-length control protein FliK encodes the protein MSISPLNVAAPVPVGPNGAPATSDPAAAGSFAALVAGLLGTPLAPAVPGTPVPAGPDAGSEELPAPEPGEASEEDATSLPVEPSVDPAALAAGALVLGQPAIAMVTAPVAAPTSVPSPVGPEALDPAADVAAAATTSAQPLAGSTAPGSAAPAAPDAAGSTPPGGPAVAEGSGDDSSGTAGDAQDQPSTPAAPPSASQSAPQSAPQSAPQSAPQPTPQPSSPQQVAVLPLAAGASPVVSPSTPVANAPAEAPRAATPVAQVAPEVTRLVSRGNGVHRLTMRLQPEALGEVRVTLTVRDGAVQVHLSGGDDAARALAEGAPELRRVLELAGATDARVVVRDTSGQTSSQTSSQPGSTGTTTSYDTQAGAGGDTSSTRGDAGQQDQHARTRGGAGARDGLTDGATTLRPEPVTAARRGIDLTM
- a CDS encoding transglycosylase SLT domain-containing protein — encoded protein: MSVTDVTARISQIQAQLALLPSASVGSSSFASTLSRTTASTTGGSVTGDQVVAKAKEMIGLPYVWGGTDPEKGVDCSGLVQSVYRSFGIELPRLSADQARSGTPVASMADAKPGDLIAWDNSSRNVGADHIAIYIGNGQMIEAPRPGGHVQVVPVTTPPDYIRRVIPEASATAPATPVSPVAGSTGDVPAGTPYADLFRAAGAKHHVDPALLAAVAQQESGFDPQAVSPAGAQGIMQLMPGTAKGLGVTDPFDPAQAIDGAAKLLDNLITRFGSIEMSLAAYNAGPGAVVRYDGVPPYPETQAYVKSVMAHWLGEAAA
- a CDS encoding flagellar FliJ family protein, producing the protein MARTPDSDPDAGMRAVARVRGVREHDSRLGLASAAADELEAARRLDAAGVRLAAMAHPAVTDPAGFAAARLASADAVAAIAASRASLASFTTFAAVAREHWQRDRARLDAVELLLERRVEQRREERLRRERVEIDDLVAARWLRARRGADADVDSDGGAA
- a CDS encoding FliI/YscN family ATPase gives rise to the protein MSVLAADLRTRALDAVAPLRMGQVAELLGLQVRVTGLPAAVGDLVAVEGSTRVLAEVAAIGPGGLTCLPLGETSGLRVGDVVRHTGGPLRIPVGEALRGRVLDGLGRPIDGGPPLDGLPLVGVGLGAPPALSRPRIDHQLGLGVRALDALTPCGRGQRIGIMAGSGVGKSSLLSMVARGTDAEVSVIALVGERGREVREFIENDLGPEGLARSVVVVATSDAPPVERLRAAGVATRIAEFFRDSGRHVVLMMDSLTRVAMAQREIGLSAGEPPATRGYPPSVFTLLPQLLERAGTSATGSITGLYTVLVEGDDMQDPIGDTARSILDGHVVLSRRLATAGHFPSIDVLESISRVTRAVTDTDQRADATRLRQLLAAHRSVRELVEIGAYVAGADADADAALARMTRINDFLRQDMDESTSLADTWQSLRELVA
- the fliG gene encoding flagellar motor switch protein FliG, giving the protein MTLMTTGQSATGARKAAIVLVRLGKDRASQVLAHMSEEEVEAVSAEIAQLAAVEPDETHTIMGEFSELLSARQHMLQGGMDFARDVLKGALGDDRAAEAVQRLNARAIHLPFQFLGRADPAQLRSFIREEHPQVIAIVLAHMSAEKASTVLTGLAPELQAEVAHRIAVMDRANPETVRTVEAVLERRLSSVLQTTDSSRVGGLGPLVSIINRADRSTERQIVEGLETLDAGLAEEVRSRMFMFEDVVGLSDRDVQQVLRLVDPAQLALALKGVSEQVRDKITGNLSERAAENVLDEVEILGPVRLTQVEEAQQAVIRTIRELEERGEVVVRRGGDDEFVD